In a single window of the Clostridia bacterium genome:
- a CDS encoding histidine kinase N-terminal 7TM domain-containing protein, producing MEYTPFAIPYIVSGIITLVMAVVVWKRRSRPGATGLCCFMLAMAEWSLGNAMEMCSVGVEAKTVWSNIEYVGIATMPVAWLAAALGFSGKGEWLRRRNILRLLIIPAVTQVLVWTNGYHGLMRYNIRLDTSGPFSVIVKTYGPWFWIAMVYSYTLLMVGTISVTRMIIGLPGSYKAQARLVVVGVLAPWAANVLYISGSSPIHRLDMTPIAFIISGLAAALGILRYRLLDIHPIAWATMVEGTDDGIVVTDLQDRVLHMNPAAQALTGWSAKAALGGDAADVMGRWPSIAVALAEVTGSTRELALEAGDERGSYELHISLLLSSGKCAIGKIIVINDVTERRRTQEELLLRQRALAAMEERELLARDLHDTICQVLGYLNVQLQAVRCKLASGQDAAAMNEIDSLVDVVRVAYSEVREHIGCMRGDAMSKWQFVPKLQELMRGVESRYGICTKLTAPEEVAKGVIGYPRELQLFRIIQEATTNVGKHADARNVWVSLELHPRDVEAVIRDDGKGFDVADEATWSSSGAFGIGIMLERAEQLGGDFMLRSTPGEGTEVKVCIPLALKLDGGE from the coding sequence TTGGAGTACACGCCTTTCGCGATTCCGTATATCGTTAGCGGCATCATAACTCTTGTGATGGCAGTGGTTGTCTGGAAGCGCCGCAGTAGACCCGGGGCAACAGGGCTCTGCTGCTTCATGCTGGCGATGGCAGAGTGGTCCTTGGGGAACGCCATGGAAATGTGCAGCGTGGGCGTGGAAGCGAAGACTGTCTGGTCGAACATCGAGTATGTTGGAATAGCCACTATGCCTGTGGCGTGGCTTGCCGCAGCGTTGGGATTTTCCGGGAAGGGGGAGTGGCTCAGGAGACGCAATATCTTGCGTCTTCTGATCATCCCCGCAGTTACTCAGGTGCTTGTATGGACCAACGGGTATCACGGGTTGATGCGCTATAACATCAGGCTCGACACAAGCGGGCCGTTTTCAGTGATCGTCAAGACATACGGCCCCTGGTTCTGGATCGCTATGGTCTACTCATACACACTGCTCATGGTCGGAACCATCAGTGTAACCAGGATGATAATCGGGCTGCCTGGTTCATACAAGGCCCAAGCCAGGCTGGTGGTTGTGGGCGTGCTTGCGCCGTGGGCGGCCAATGTCCTCTACATATCTGGCTCGAGTCCGATCCATCGTCTTGACATGACACCCATCGCGTTCATCATATCCGGACTTGCCGCTGCCCTGGGCATTCTGCGCTATCGACTCCTCGACATACATCCAATAGCGTGGGCTACCATGGTTGAGGGCACGGATGACGGCATAGTAGTGACCGACCTCCAGGATCGGGTCCTTCACATGAACCCTGCCGCCCAGGCCCTCACAGGCTGGTCCGCCAAGGCCGCCCTGGGCGGCGACGCCGCGGATGTGATGGGGCGCTGGCCTAGCATCGCTGTTGCTCTTGCAGAGGTAACCGGATCAACGCGTGAGCTGGCGCTTGAGGCGGGCGATGAGCGGGGATCCTACGAACTCCACATCTCGCTTCTGCTGAGCTCTGGCAAATGCGCCATAGGCAAGATCATCGTGATCAACGATGTTACAGAACGCCGGCGCACGCAGGAGGAGCTGCTTCTGCGGCAACGAGCGCTGGCCGCCATGGAGGAACGGGAGCTTCTTGCGCGCGACCTGCACGATACGATCTGCCAGGTGTTGGGCTACCTCAACGTCCAGCTCCAGGCTGTGAGATGTAAGCTTGCGAGCGGGCAGGATGCTGCGGCCATGAACGAGATCGATAGTCTGGTTGATGTAGTGAGGGTCGCCTACAGCGAGGTGCGTGAGCACATAGGCTGCATGAGGGGCGACGCCATGTCCAAGTGGCAATTCGTCCCCAAACTCCAGGAGCTCATGCGGGGAGTGGAATCGCGATACGGCATTTGCACGAAGTTGACGGCCCCTGAGGAGGTTGCGAAGGGCGTCATTGGATATCCAAGAGAACTGCAGCTGTTTCGCATTATCCAGGAGGCAACGACCAATGTGGGCAAGCATGCCGATGCCCGGAACGTGTGGGTCAGCTTGGAGCTGCATCCCAGAGATGTCGAGGCAGTGATACGAGATGACGGCAAGGGCTTCGATGTCGCCGATGAAGCGACATGGTCATCTTCCGGAGCGTTCGGGATCGGCATCATGCTTGAGCGAGCGGAGCAGCTGGGAGGCGACTTCATGCTGCGATCCACGCCGGGTGAAGGCACGGAGGTTAAAGTGTGCATTCCACTGGCATTGAAACTGGATGGAGGCGAGTAG
- a CDS encoding response regulator transcription factor, with product MRVLIVDDHPLFTKGLSDLLVVRGVEVVGTAKDGLEALEKAREMLPDVVLMDISMPRCDGLAATRLIKAELPEMKIIMLTASDTDKNVFEAVKSGACGYVLKDVDADELMAMLSDLERGEVAFSPGLTARILAEFTRIASESRESTTNPAQRERTDGAGAETGGVLMPRQMEVLALVASGLTYKEVGSALCISERTVKYHMKQILDQLHLQNRSQVIAYAAQIRISKFTGSLPA from the coding sequence ATGAGGGTTCTGATCGTTGACGACCACCCGCTGTTCACCAAGGGTCTCAGCGATCTCCTTGTGGTGCGCGGGGTTGAGGTAGTGGGGACGGCCAAAGACGGGCTGGAGGCGCTGGAGAAAGCGCGCGAAATGCTCCCGGACGTAGTACTGATGGACATCTCCATGCCGCGCTGCGATGGACTTGCCGCCACCCGCTTGATAAAGGCCGAGCTTCCAGAGATGAAGATCATAATGCTCACGGCATCTGATACTGACAAGAACGTATTCGAGGCGGTGAAGAGCGGGGCTTGCGGCTATGTCCTAAAGGATGTGGATGCTGATGAGCTTATGGCGATGCTGTCGGACCTGGAAAGAGGCGAGGTGGCCTTCTCTCCGGGCCTCACTGCGAGGATTCTGGCGGAGTTCACGCGTATTGCGAGCGAATCCAGGGAATCGACGACTAACCCTGCCCAGCGGGAGAGGACTGATGGGGCTGGCGCAGAGACGGGTGGTGTTCTGATGCCGCGGCAGATGGAGGTCCTTGCTCTCGTTGCTTCAGGGCTAACATACAAAGAGGTGGGATCTGCCCTCTGCATCAGTGAACGGACAGTGAAGTACCACATGAAGCAGATCCTCGATCAGCTGCACCTCCAGAATCGCTCGCAGGTCATAGCCTACGCGGCCCAGATCCGGATCAGCAAGTTTACGGGTTCATTGCCCGCATAA